The sequence caaaacaaaaatacccCAAAAAATATATACCCAATGAGACAGGGTTAAATAAGGTCTTCAGCACTATATTCTCAGACTCTAGAAGCTCCTGAGACACCACCCAACGGTTGCCTCTCTGCAGCTGCGTGGTCTAACCTCTATTTCCTTTATAAGATCAGTAACAACCTGTTGCTTGctctgttttcccctttttgaGCATTTCTACTCCCCAAATACAAAATTCAAGCTTCTAGCACGTTTCCAACAGTGTGTCTTGTGGGAAAAGCGAGTGTGTTGCTCCAGTAGAGCTCTTTAAAAAAGGGTGAAGCTCATGTCAGGTTACGTCAGCATGATTTTGTAAGTAGAACTGTTGCATTCCACAGTGTGTCAGTCACTTGTCAGCTGTAcgtcacagagagagagggacacatTGTTCATATTGAAGTCCCGTTGTCCCTCCATTAGGGACAGCGGTGCTATAGCTGTTAGCAGAGGTAAAGTCTCCCTAAATTCTGTAAAAGTTGTATCAAAGTCGTCCATTGTGAcagtgttcatttgtgtttttttagaACAACTTGAAAATGTAATCCCTTTGTAAGAGTCaacaaaatcacatttgttGCTCAGTAGTCCATTGTCAACACACAAAGCTCTGTATTGTTTGATAACTCCTGTTCCATAAAGGCCTTGTTTATGGCACCAAGTGCACTGACCTGCTCCTGAGCAGATACAGGACTGAGGCCCAGCCCTGTAACCTGTGACCACTTCGGCCAAAATGGAGTCAGGCAGCATCAGTTTAAACGCTTCCTCATTGTCGCAGACGTGACTGTGCACAGCGGTGGGGCTCTGTCTGCGATAGTTACCCCAGGCAACAGCATCCTTTAGAGTCCCACTGTCCTGTCCATCCAGATTCATGGAAGAAGAATGAATCTGGCAGCCTAGCCCCACCCCACTATCCTCCCTCTTCCTAGTCATATCGGTGTCAGTCCTCTCTTCCTGCATGGGGTAATCTGTCTGACTGCTCGTGGAGCTCTCTGGTCCTCCCAAACTCCCACAGCCGCTGTCCTCTTGTCTCCTTGGAGAACTTTCTCTACTGTCGTTTGCAGAGTTGGACACCATGCTGACCCCACTGTCCATGCTTGTCCTTCTATCTTCCCCCTCACCATTTTCCTCTGTTATTGTAACATTGGCCACTGGGTGTTTGACAGAGTTTTTCGTTTCTGTTTCGTCACTGGACAGGAACCATCCTTTGTCTGTCACAACCTCCATAGTTGCTTCTCCAACGGAGACTGGAAGCCACCCACTCACAGGGGATTTCTGAGGTGTCAAAGGAAGTGAAGACAGAGCTAGTTGTATTACATGTTGTCATATATAATTACTTTTCAAGTTAGTGATCACCTCCCATCTTAGGGAGGCGGGGGTATTTACAACCGATTTTGTAATCTCCTTTTACTTTCCATCTTCTTAACAACTTCTGTTTTAGACATAATTGACAGCACAAGGTTGCACAACTGCAAGTCCTCCCAATGTTATGTAGTTTTAAGTACTTACTAGAACAGCAGGTGTTTTCTCTGGACCTCTAAGGTAATATAGGAGGAGGGCTGCGATGATAGTCGCGACAGCCACCACACTAAGAATAGATAAGGCTGTCACAACAATTGTGTACCATTCTGGAAggagaaaaagcaagaaaatgtttaatagaTAATGTTATAGATGAAAGACTTTTCCCAAAGCTGTAGATTTAAACCTGCACCATGTTGCAACACAATCTTCCTTTCACACCCCACTTTAAATTCAGACTTaaatactttgacattttgaaaatactACAAAGCTGTACAAAGCTACaatcagcagctggttagcttaggTTAGCACAAAGATTGGAAACAGGGAAATGGAAAGTGACGGGAAAAAAACCCCCAGGCACATAGCTTTACAAGTGGTTTTGTActggattaaacaaaaaaaagatttgataAAATGCTAATGATTAAAAGGCaaattttgttacctttgaatAGAGCCAGGCTCGCTGTTTCCCCCCTGtttacagtctttatgctaagctaagctaaccagctgctggctgtagctatATATTTAGcgcacagacatgagagtggtataTTATCATATTCTTAGCAGGAAAATACCTaagtatatttcccaaaattgattttaaaagcccatttgtttgtttttgttgttttccaatTCACCAGctagattattttttttttttcccttaggCAAATATATCAACTAAACTGTAACACACGGATTGCTGTTGAGAGTTGGTGTCTCTTAGCTTTGCATCATCATTATAATGTTTTTACCTTGCTCTGGCAGTCGCACACACTGTTTAGGGGACACACTGCTGGCTGAGAGCGCTCCATTGCTCTCTACCTTAATGCTGACACAGTATTCTTTCCCCCAGTGAAGAGAACTGAAAGTCTTGGTCCTCTGATCCTCCTCTATTGAATCATCTTTGAGGTATGCTGTGGTATTCTGTAGGGTAAAAATCAAAGCGCCATGCAGATCAAGGAGTTGTAAAGTATAGACCATTATTGTATAGTTTAGACTGAAATGAGTAAATTTCaatttgtaaaacataaatCACAGGGTATCTTCACATAATTGTAGAATTTGTCTTACAGATTAAAAATGagttttttgtcctttttcactCAATGAAAATTTTAGACTGAGCTTAGATTTGCCAAtcttatgttttgatttttagtgATGGAGTCGTTGGAAAGGGTGGCTATGTCTTATATAACATATTTTGTCTTTAGACCTACTTCTGATGCCTACCTTCGTATCTTGGCCTGTCTCCTCCAGGTAGAATGTGTAGATGAGTCCAAAAGGAAAGAGTTTTTTCAGAATGGGTTTTTGGTGAACATAAACCTTTAAAGTGCTGGATGTAGCCCACAAAGTGAATGAGGGAGGTTGCAGTTTACCTGTAAGACCAGAGACAGGTAAGAAAACATCTCTACAGTGTGCCTAAATTATTACTTACATCAGccaaaatactttattttaacCATGCTACAATGGCTGACCGATCCTTACTTGTATTTAGAAGAAACTTCTTTCTTATCCACGCAGACACATAATCTCCTGTGACCAGCTGAACTCTGACCTTGTAGGCAGTGTCATAGTCAGGTGTAAGGCCGCTAAGGTCACAGTAGGTATTTTTGATCTTTGTGCAGCTGGTCACTATGCTCCAATTACCAGTATACCTGAGGACAGAGACCACACTCATTACCAACTGTAAAGAGTGGAATTGGTGGATTATAAAAAGTTGTAAAAAGTCTGACATTTCGGTAAAAATCAGACGTCAAATGTTAATGGTTCTCTCTGGTAAATGATATGAATTAATGGACAAACATAATATAGCAAAGAGggaaacaaatgcaaactgaTTAGAAGTAAAGGAAAGAATTGAGAGGAGTAGGAAATGTTAGTGAGTGTAAGTAAGAGGAAGTTTTTCAACAGGGCAAAGTACAAGCGTCATTACTAATTCTTTGAAGTGAAACATACTTTGCCATTTGTACATTGTACTGGGAGTTTGAGGGGGCATCTGCAGGATGTTTCCAATGTACTTTTGCCTCCCCATCCAAAATGTTCACCTCCACTTCATCAGGCTTAAGGACACCCAGTCCTGTAACAGAAAAAGAATAGGAGAATCATGCTACACATTCACTGCttattattaaaatatcatTTGAATTTCTCCAAACAAAGTACAGTTTTATAGAATATGGATGGAAAATGAGACATTTATGTTCTTTTGATTTCAAACTGTCATGTAAAACCATAAAGATGGTTCACACGTGCTGagaatgttatttttattcaaatgctTGTGAAGTATGGTCAGGGGAACAAAATCTAGCAGACAAAAAGGCACAAATCAGTGGTGGTATCTCTGACCATAATGACGTAGGTTTTTTGTGAAGTTGATATATTATTACTATTTCTACTCTGTGGAACTCAGTTACAGGAAAAGTGGAACCGGAAAATTTGCGCcagattgtttttaaaatgatttttttccatcttcaaGATTTAGGGTTAAGAAAATAGGTTTGattattacaaataaatattttctacaTTTGACCTGCAGTAACAATTCCttaatattaaacaaaaaacattgtcAGCATAACCATAGCAACGATAATTTGATTACACaacaagatgaaataaaatagcTAAAACAATTTGACTTAAGTTAGAATGTAATAAAAGTTGTTACTTACCTGTCACACAGTTTATATAGATGATCAGGAAGCCAAGAATTGGTGTCATATCCATTTCTAGTGTCTGGTGTCTGGAGCGGTATTATCATTCAGTCATAATCCACTCCCTCAACAAAGTCTCTTATTCCAATCAACAGTTAGGATCATTAGACTATAGAAACATCTTTTCTCTTCAGCAACTCTGTGTAACAGTTCAGGTTAACATGAAGGTCATGACGAAGGTGCTGTTGACAGAAGCGAGGCAGCAGTTCTCAAGCCGATGTGGTGGAAGGAACATGAAGAGGCCGCCTGTTTGTCTCCCTCATGATTTAGTTCTTCTTTGATACCGTCCTCTCTTGCTCAACTCCCCTCCCTCTCAGATGATGCGTTTCCTGTTCCAACCAGTGACGCTGCTGCTAGTTTCGTCTCTGTCTTTTACCTCTCTCACTAAAAACCTTTTCCttccccttttctgttttcttttcccctttccACACTCTCAGCAGGTTCATGATGTTCAGTGAACTGCTGGTGAGTCCTGTAAAAAAAAGTACAGCTGTACAATTCAGAGGCATGAAAAGGGAAGCTTTCAGGAATTCCCTCTCACTTTCCATGATTATAGGCAGAAGTTAGATAAAAAAGGCACTGTGGTGTTTTTCAAgagatttatatatatatgtatatatatgtatatatatatatatgtagctttcacaatgaaaaatatacaattGGACCCAGCAGCAAACACGCCAGGTCTTTGTTTGCCTTCTTTCAATGTGTCAGTGAAACAGCAGTTGTGGTTGGCTGCATCACAGGTGGTTTTTGCAATGAACAATGTTAGACATGGCTGTTCAGAGGAGCTACAGCGTTCATTACGTGTTGGTTGTCAAGTAAGGCACCTGatagaaattatttatttattttattaattactttattactttattaagt comes from Scatophagus argus isolate fScaArg1 chromosome 5, fScaArg1.pri, whole genome shotgun sequence and encodes:
- the il10ra gene encoding interleukin-10 receptor subunit alpha yields the protein MDMTPILGFLIIYINCVTGLGVLKPDEVEVNILDGEAKVHWKHPADAPSNSQYNVQMAKYTGNWSIVTSCTKIKNTYCDLSGLTPDYDTAYKVRVQLVTGDYVSAWIRKKFLLNTSKLQPPSFTLWATSSTLKVYVHQKPILKKLFPFGLIYTFYLEETGQDTKNTTAYLKDDSIEEDQRTKTFSSLHWGKEYCVSIKVESNGALSASSVSPKQCVRLPEQEWYTIVVTALSILSVVAVATIIAALLLYYLRGPEKTPAVLKSPVSGWLPVSVGEATMEVVTDKGWFLSSDETETKNSVKHPVANVTITEENGEGEDRRTSMDSGVSMVSNSANDSRESSPRRQEDSGCGSLGGPESSTSSQTDYPMQEERTDTDMTRKREDSGVGLGCQIHSSSMNLDGQDSGTLKDAVAWGNYRRQSPTAVHSHVCDNEEAFKLMLPDSILAEVVTGYRAGPQSCICSGAGQCTWCHKQGLYGTGVIKQYRALCVDNGLLSNKCDFVDSYKGITFSSCSKKTQMNTVTMDDFDTTFTEFRETLPLLTAIAPLSLMEGQRDFNMNNVSLSLCDVQLTSD